The following are encoded together in the Vicia villosa cultivar HV-30 ecotype Madison, WI unplaced genomic scaffold, Vvil1.0 ctg.001063F_1_1, whole genome shotgun sequence genome:
- the LOC131633024 gene encoding probable aspartic proteinase GIP2, whose translation MATSSTIHFFLLSLSLLSLSSSSLALTPKPNSFILPIAKDPTTLQYSTTIKMGTPATSLDLVIDISERFIWFECDNSYNSSTYHPIQCGSKKCKLSKGTECITCTNHPFKTGCTNNTCALSVFNPIAQLYVSGDIGEDILSSLRTTADDRANVNAPRFISSCVYPDKFGVQGFLQGLAKGKKGILGLARTLISLPTQLATRFKLERKFTLCLPSSSKTDGLGLGSVFIGGGPYHLGSNQDDFSKFLTYTPLIANRHSTGPIFDNSPSTEYFIKVNSIKVDNNVVNYNTTLLSINRFGGGGTKLSTVVPHTKLHTLIYQPLVNAFVKKAEVRKIKRVKSIAPFGACFDSRTIGKSITGPNVPTIDLVLKGGVQWRINGANSMVKVNENVLCLGFVEVGLEKLGGLEPSFVIGGHQLEDNLLEFDLFSSKLGFSSSLLLNKASCSCFRRF comes from the coding sequence ATGGCAACTTCTTCTACCATCCACTTTTTCCTCCTCTCACTATCtcttctttccctctcatcttcaTCACTTGCATTAACACCAAAACCCAACTCATTCATCCTCCCCATTGCAAAAGACCCAACAACCCTTCAATACTCAACCACTATCAAAATGGGTACCCCAGCAACATCCTTAGACCTAGTCATCGACATTAGTGAACGTTTCATATGGTTCGAATGTGACAACTCCTACAACTCCTCAACTTACCACCCAATCCAATGTGGTTCAAAAAAATGCAAACTATCAAAAGGCACGGAATGTATTACATGTACTAACCATCCTTTCAAAACCGGATGCACCAACAACACTTGTGCCCTCAGCGTCTTCAACCCGATAGCCCAGCTCTACGTCAGCGGTGACATAGGAGAGGATATATTATCTTCCCTACGTACCACCGCTGACGACAGAGCAAACGTGAATGCACCACGTTTCATTTCTTCATGTGTTTACCCTGATAAATTTGGTGTTCAGGGTTTTCTTCAAGGCCTAGCCAAGGGTAAAAAAGGTATATTAGGGCTCGCAAGAACTCTTATTTCTTTACCAACACAGCTCGCAACTAGATTTAAACTCGAACGTAAATTTACACTTTGTTTACCTTCATCGTCTAAAACTGACGGGCTTGGGCTTGGAAGTGTCTTTATTGGTGGAGGTCCTTATCACTTGGGCTCTAATCAAgatgatttttccaaattccttaCCTACACCCCACTTATTGCTAACCGTCACAGCACTGGTCCTATATTTGATAACTCTCCTTCAACTGAGTACTTTATTAAAGTGAACTCAATTAAGGTCGACAACAACGTTGTCAATTATAATACCACGTTGCTTTCTATTAATAGATTTGGAGGTGGTGGTACAAAACTTAGCACAGTGGTTCCTCATACAAAACTACACACTTTAATATACCAGCCACTTGTGAATGCTTTTGTGAAGAAAGCTGAAGTAAGAAAGATAAAGAGAGTGAAAAGTATTGCACCATTTGGAGCATGCTTTGATTCAAGAACAATTGGGAAGAGTATTACTGGGCCTAATGTGCCTACAATTGATTTGGTCTTGAAGGGAGGTGTTCAATGGAGAATCAATGGTGCTAATTCAATGGTGAAGGTGAATGAAAATGTGTTGTGTCTTGGATTTGTGGAAGTTGGTTTGGAAAAGTTGGGTGGATTGGAACCTTCGTTTGTTATAGGTGGACATCAGTTGGAGGATAATCTTTTGGAGTTTGATCTTTTTTCCTCAAAACTTGGATTTAGCTCATCACTTTTACTCAACAAAGCAAGTTGTTCATGCTTTAGGAGGTTTTAA
- the LOC131633040 gene encoding uncharacterized protein LOC131633040 produces the protein MGLRKKPNFLKCKVVSQVSEGTAVPADVPAIPVHIGPSPSVPIEGPSPSTTSSRRPQDDDESSSKTPSDRRYRRASSSTPMQVTEDVGSPVPPLELHEEADAAEGTVFYLGDPIDFSQLIEYADHSARCIWDVEDRDLLKFYNHERWLLETLSFHLPHGEVTITLDNIACLLYIPIRGTLLGHGRLLKEEVMEMLIKELGVDPEDALEEVERTCGPHVRFHFLTRKYEVELLAEQDADGDEAGVNILRQQVWILQHFPDIIGWGEASDYTKAMSRGRAFIPLRGNPVSDPYRSYFDRMGVKDVQYNCYANHYKTLPFDNITLYSRWLAFSSTIIVSYLPECVMWQFGYQHTIPRHSSVSTSIAMTHR, from the exons ATGGGCCTACGGAAGAAACCCAATTTTTTGAAATGTaag GTAGTGTCACAGGTGAGTGAAGGAACTGCCGTTCCAGCAGATGTACCTGCTATACCCGTTCACATAGGGCCTTCTCCATCTGTTCCAATTGAGGGGCCTTCCCCATCTACTACTTCATCCCGGAGGCCTCAGGATGATGATGAGAGTTCCTCAAAGACGCCCTCCGACCGCAGATATCGTCGGGCCAGTTCTTCTACTCCTATGCAAGTGACAGAAGATGTTGGTTCTCCAGTGCCACCTCTTGAGCTGCACGAGGAGGCTGATGCGGCTGAGGGGACTGTCTTCTACCTTGGGGATCCTATAGATTTTTCTCAGTTGATAGAGTATGCAGATCATTCAGCCAGATGTATCTGGGACGTGGAG GATAGGGATCTTCTGAAGTTCTACAACCACG AGAGGTGGCTTCTAGAGACTTTGTCATTTCATCTTCCTCATGGTGAGGTTACCATCACTCTTGACAACATCGCATGCCTCCTGTATATACCTATCAGGGGTACCCTACTTGGTCACGGTAGGCTGTTGAaggaggaagtaatggagatgcTAATTAAGGAGCTCGGGGTTGATCCTGAGGACGcgcttgaggaggtggagaggaccTGCGGGCCGCACGTGAGGTTTCATTTCTTGACGCGAAAATACGAGGTCGAGCTCCTTGCGGAACAGGATGCTGATGGTGACGAGGCAGGGGTCAATATACTTAGACAGCAG GTTTGGATATTACAACACTTCCCCGATATTATTGGTTGGGGAGAGGCGTCGGATTACACTAAGGCCATGTCGCGTGGTAGAGCCTTCATCCCCCTCAGAGGGAACCCGGTGTCAGATCCTTACAGGTCCTATTTTGACCGCATGGGTGTCAAGGACGTCCAATACAATTGTTATGCTAATCACTATAAGACGCTTCCGTTTGATAATATCACACTATATTCTAGATGGTTGGCTTTCAGTTCGACCATCATTGTTAGTTATCTTCCGGAGTGCGTCATGTGGCAGTTCGGTTACCAGCATACGATACCTCGCCACTCTTCTGTCTCCACTTCTATCGCCATGACCCATCGGTAG
- the LOC131633033 gene encoding dual specificity protein phosphatase 1 isoform X1, whose protein sequence is MAATSEAMNQFDESMKKQIAVILKVVLLNKSLKEDNIPCEIDEGLFLGSIGSARNKVALKNVNVTHILTVAGKHAPAHPGDFVYKVIDAADKEDTNLKQYFNECFEFIDEAKKNGGYVLVHCFAGRSRSVTIIVAYLMKTRGMSLSEALQHVKNKRPKAAPNRGFVRQLEEFEKSLQGENCISIKYH, encoded by the exons ATGGCGGCAACTTCAGAAGCTATGAACCAATTCGACGAATCGATGAAGAAACAAATCGCAGTAATTTTGAAGGTTGTGCTTTTGAATAAATCCCTAAAAGAGGATAATATTCCATGCGAAATTGATGAG ggtttatttttggGTTCGATTGGTTCTGCGAGGAACAAGGTTGCTTTGAAGAATGTCAATGTTACACATATTTTGACTGTGGCTGGGAAACATGCACCTGCACATCCTGGAGATTTTGTTTATAAAGTTATAGATG CTGCTGACAAAGAGGATACCAACTTAAAACAATACTTCAATGAGTGTTTTGAATTTATCGACGAAGCCAAAAAAAATGGAGGATATGTTTTGGTTCACTGTTTTGCTGGAAGATCAAGGAG TGTGACTATCATTGTGGCATATCTGATGAAGACTCGTGGAATGAGCTTATCTGAAGCTCTGCAACATGTAAAAAACAAAAGACCAAAGGCTGCTCCTAATCGAGGTTTCGTTCGGCAACTGGAAGAATTTGAGAAATCTCTTCAAGGTGAAAACTGCATTAGTATTAAATACCATTAA
- the LOC131633033 gene encoding dual specificity protein phosphatase 1 isoform X2: MAATSEAMNQFDESMKKQIAVILKVVLLNKSLKEDNIPCEIDEGLFLGSIGSARNKVALKNVNVTHILTVAGKHAPAHPGDFVYKVIDAADKEDTNLKQYFNECFEFIDEAKKNGGYVLVHCFAGRSRSVTIIVAYLMKTRGMSLSEALQHVKNKRPKAAPNRGFVRQLEEFEKSLQGQALV, translated from the exons ATGGCGGCAACTTCAGAAGCTATGAACCAATTCGACGAATCGATGAAGAAACAAATCGCAGTAATTTTGAAGGTTGTGCTTTTGAATAAATCCCTAAAAGAGGATAATATTCCATGCGAAATTGATGAG ggtttatttttggGTTCGATTGGTTCTGCGAGGAACAAGGTTGCTTTGAAGAATGTCAATGTTACACATATTTTGACTGTGGCTGGGAAACATGCACCTGCACATCCTGGAGATTTTGTTTATAAAGTTATAGATG CTGCTGACAAAGAGGATACCAACTTAAAACAATACTTCAATGAGTGTTTTGAATTTATCGACGAAGCCAAAAAAAATGGAGGATATGTTTTGGTTCACTGTTTTGCTGGAAGATCAAGGAG TGTGACTATCATTGTGGCATATCTGATGAAGACTCGTGGAATGAGCTTATCTGAAGCTCTGCAACATGTAAAAAACAAAAGACCAAAGGCTGCTCCTAATCGAGGTTTCGTTCGGCAACTGGAAGAATTTGAGAAATCTCTTCAAG gTCAGGCTCTAGTTTGA